A single genomic interval of Rhododendron vialii isolate Sample 1 chromosome 3a, ASM3025357v1 harbors:
- the LOC131318933 gene encoding uncharacterized protein LOC131318933 isoform X1: MAAHPPRSVCHGCSRGLGRLEPPLLRDSVPRSCPCALTFMMKLASALVGVHLEWPEGSFIHIPLKSAECWSESLKLFGIAEATVVSKELDSETPDFAETSNRFIFRRRGILRPAISLKHLNILIDNAQKSLPCCKTESLDRDATQNLVPSLCVPLNLAFYMPEAINVHPQRYLKALLLVCEDLAKDLSTSGLNIEELHLHKMSVNNLLELVGTQTYCCFSFL, from the exons ATGGCTGCCCACCCTCCTCGATCGGTTTGCCATGGCTGTTCGCGTGGGCTCGGCCGGTTGGAACCACCACTTCTTCGTGACTCAG TCCCAAGGAGTTGCCCATGTGCATTGACATTTATGATGAAGTTGGCATCGGCATTGGTGGGGGTGCATCTGGAATGGCCGGAGGGCTCCTTCATCCATATTCCCCTTAAG AGTGCAGAGTGCTGGAGTGAGAGTTTAAAGCTTTTTGGCATTGCTGAAGCAACAGTGGTGTCCAAAGAATTGGACTCAGAAACTCCGGATTTTGCTGAAACTTCTAATAGGTTCATATTTAGGAGAAG AGGCATTCTGAGACCAGCAATCAGTTTGAAGCATTTGAACATATTAATTGAT AATGCTCAGAAATCTCTCCCCTGTTGCAAAACAGAGTCCCTTGATAGAGATGCTACCCAAAATCTTGTCCCCAGTTTGTGTGTACCTTTGAACTTGGCCTTTTACATGCCTGAAGCTATAAATGTTCATCCTCAACGTTATCTCAAG GCACTTCTTTTAGTGTGTGAAGACCTGGCAAAAGACCTGTCAACTTCTGGTTTAAACATAGAAGAGTTGCACCTGCACAAGATGTCTGTTAACAACCTTCTTGAACTAGTGGGCACACAAACTTACTGTTGTTTCAGTTTCTTGTAG
- the LOC131318933 gene encoding uncharacterized protein LOC131318933 isoform X2 — MMKLASALVGVHLEWPEGSFIHIPLKSAECWSESLKLFGIAEATVVSKELDSETPDFAETSNRFIFRRRGILRPAISLKHLNILIDNAQKSLPCCKTESLDRDATQNLVPSLCVPLNLAFYMPEAINVHPQRYLKALLLVCEDLAKDLSTSGLNIEELHLHKMSVNNLLELVGTQTYCCFSFL; from the exons ATGATGAAGTTGGCATCGGCATTGGTGGGGGTGCATCTGGAATGGCCGGAGGGCTCCTTCATCCATATTCCCCTTAAG AGTGCAGAGTGCTGGAGTGAGAGTTTAAAGCTTTTTGGCATTGCTGAAGCAACAGTGGTGTCCAAAGAATTGGACTCAGAAACTCCGGATTTTGCTGAAACTTCTAATAGGTTCATATTTAGGAGAAG AGGCATTCTGAGACCAGCAATCAGTTTGAAGCATTTGAACATATTAATTGAT AATGCTCAGAAATCTCTCCCCTGTTGCAAAACAGAGTCCCTTGATAGAGATGCTACCCAAAATCTTGTCCCCAGTTTGTGTGTACCTTTGAACTTGGCCTTTTACATGCCTGAAGCTATAAATGTTCATCCTCAACGTTATCTCAAG GCACTTCTTTTAGTGTGTGAAGACCTGGCAAAAGACCTGTCAACTTCTGGTTTAAACATAGAAGAGTTGCACCTGCACAAGATGTCTGTTAACAACCTTCTTGAACTAGTGGGCACACAAACTTACTGTTGTTTCAGTTTCTTGTAG